Genomic DNA from Desulfobotulus mexicanus:
GGGGCATGAACCCATTCCACCGGACTGGCTGGCCTTCCGGGAAAACGGAGAAGCTTTTCCCGAAGAAAAAAATCCACTTTCAGATATTTTACGATCAGGTATACCGATGCAGACAGCTCTCATGGGTGTTAAAGATACCGGGGATACAGCACCCCGCTGGCTTCTGATCTCTGCCATGCCCCATCAGACAGAAAATGGCGATCATAAGGGTGTTTTCATTTACATGACAGACATTACAGAGAGAAAGCAGGCTGAGGAAAAAGTTCAGGCCTATGCCATAGAAATGAAAACTAAAAATGCAGCCCTGGATAAAGCCCTTCTGGTGGCAGAGCAGGCCACCCTGGCCAAAAGTGAGTTCCTCGCCAACATGAGCCACGAAATCCGTACCCCGATGAACGGAGTCATCGGCATGACGGAACTTCTGCTGGACACACCGCTTAATCCCGAACAGCAGCACTATGCGAGCACCATACAGAAAAGTGGAGAAAACCTGCTGGCACTGATCAACGATATTCTGGATTTTTCCAAGATTGAAGCGGGTAAGCTGGATATGGACCTTCTGGACTTCAACCTTGAATCCCTGCTGGATGATTTTGCCATGACCATGGCCATGCAGGCCCATCAGAAAGGCCTGGAGTTCATATGCCACGCAGAAACGGATGTACCTTTATGGTTAAGAGGCGATGCGGGCCGTTTACGTCAGATTCTCAACAATCTGGCTGGCAATGCCATCAAATTTACCCAACAAGGAGAAATTGAGGTCAGGGTGGCCCTTTCGGAGCCTGAAAAAATGCCATCCAACTTACCACTATCCTCTCCAGAAAAACTTCAGGGAAAAGTATGCCTTCTTTTTTCCATCCGAGATACGGGCATTGGCATACCCGAAGATCAGGTACACAAACTCTTTCAGAAATTTTCCCAGGTACAGACTGCAGCCAACCGACAGTTTGGCGGAACAGGTCTGGGGCTTGCCATTTCAAAGCAACTTGTCACAATGATGGGAGGAGAAATCGGAGTTTACAACAAAGAAAGCGAAGGAACCACATTCTGGTTCACCGCCGTATTTCCACTTCAGGAACAGCAGGAAAACCAAAAGCCCCTGATCCCTGAAAAACTGAACGGCCTTCAAATTCTTGTGGTGGATGACAACGCCACCAACCTTGAAATTCTAGGTAAAAATCTCCGAAGCTGGGGGGCATACCCCACCCTGATAAGTGAGGCTCACTCCGCGCTCAGCGCCCTCTCCGAATCCTTCCAAAGAACTAATCCTTTTGATCTTGTCATAACAGACATGCAGATGCCCGGCATGGACGGCAAAGATCTTGGAAAAGCCATCAAATCCAATCCGCTGCTCTCCGGAATTCCCCTTGTGATTCTCACATCCATGGATCAGTTCGGCGATGTGCAGCTTTTTGAAAAACTGGGCTTTGCGGCTTACATCAGCAAACCCATACGCAGATGTGAACTGCTTGAAATACTGCAAAGCGTAATGGCCAGACCTTCTTCCGGATCTGCGGATAACGCCATAATCACCTGCCATCATATTCATCAGAAACGCTTTCAACTACAGCACCTTCCCCGTTTTTCCGGTCGTATTCTTCTGGCCGAAGACAACATCACCAATCAGGAGGTTGCCCTTGGCATGCTTAAAAAAATGGGGCTGAAGGTGCATGTGGCGGCCAATGGCCTTGAAGTGCTGGAAGCCCTGAGGACTATTCCATACGATCTGATTCTTATGGATGTACAGATGCCGCAGATGGATGGCCTTGAAGCCACAAAACAGATACGGAAAATGGAAGCTGAAAAATCAAATCTGCTTTCGCCCCTTCCCATCCTTGCCATGACCGCCGGTGCCATGAGCCAGGATCAGGCCATATGCCTGCAGGCAGGCATGAACGACTACATCACAAAACCCGTGAACCCGGAAAGGCTTGCCCTTGTCCTTAAAAAATGGCTGCCTGTGCTGAATGAAGAAAAGCCTGTAGAAACAGATCAACCTGACGGATCAGAAATTTTTAAGGGGAAAGATCATCATATTTTCAATGAACAGGAACTGATGCAAAGAATGATGAATGATGAGGATCTGGTGAAGGTAATAATAGGGACAGTAATTCAGTCCCTGCCCATGAGGATGCATGAACTGGGGCAGGGAATTCAGGAGAAGGATCTGGAAAAAATCCGCTTGCAGGCCCACACCATATACGGCATGGGACTCAATGCCTCCTGTACCGCCCTTGCGAAAGCTGCTTCAGCTATGGAAAAGGCAGCCGTGGAAAAGAAAAACCCTCAGACCTTTGAAACACTGATGTTTCTTCTGGAAGAAGAATTCAGACGGCTCATGGAAAAAATTGAGGTAAACGGCCCCTTGGCATGATGTTTTTAATGATGGCCATAACACATGGCCGTTCAGCATATCAATATAAGGGAGAAGACAATGGGAGGAACTGATTTTATGGAAAAACTGGACGCCTTCATGGAAAAGGAACTCATCCACTCCCAGTTTGCCTGGTGGGAATGGGATATCCGCATCAACCGTGTCATCTGCAATGACCTGAAAGTCACCATGCTGGGTTATGACCCCAAAGATTTCACCGATGTGGGGTATCAGGCATTTACAGAACTCCTCCATCCCATGGATTTTGAACGGACCATGCAGGCCATGCGGGATCATCTGGAAAACCGCGCTCCCCTTTATCAGATCGACTACCGTATCCTGAGAAAGGATGGCACATATACCTGGTACATGGACCGGGGATACGCCATAGACCGGGATGAAAACAACAAACCGCTCCGGCTGCGAGGAATTGTGATTAACCTTGGTTTGGAAATGGAAGAAAAAGCAAAGGATGCAGGTTATTTATCCCAGATACGCCAGCGCCTGCCTTCCCCTGCCAGTGGCGCAGAACACATTGTCACACTCTG
This window encodes:
- a CDS encoding response regulator, whose translation is MVMYSKEYSADFKLSVSLAAIRNEDGIEEIARRFSLSPDTIMEWKNEFLAGAMEFFKQKENVPQKTESLQNLHLQIRRLSTSMDRYRSLFEKMGQGLIYLDSGGRIIDCNPAAQKLSGLSPAQMQGHEPIPPDWLAFRENGEAFPEEKNPLSDILRSGIPMQTALMGVKDTGDTAPRWLLISAMPHQTENGDHKGVFIYMTDITERKQAEEKVQAYAIEMKTKNAALDKALLVAEQATLAKSEFLANMSHEIRTPMNGVIGMTELLLDTPLNPEQQHYASTIQKSGENLLALINDILDFSKIEAGKLDMDLLDFNLESLLDDFAMTMAMQAHQKGLEFICHAETDVPLWLRGDAGRLRQILNNLAGNAIKFTQQGEIEVRVALSEPEKMPSNLPLSSPEKLQGKVCLLFSIRDTGIGIPEDQVHKLFQKFSQVQTAANRQFGGTGLGLAISKQLVTMMGGEIGVYNKESEGTTFWFTAVFPLQEQQENQKPLIPEKLNGLQILVVDDNATNLEILGKNLRSWGAYPTLISEAHSALSALSESFQRTNPFDLVITDMQMPGMDGKDLGKAIKSNPLLSGIPLVILTSMDQFGDVQLFEKLGFAAYISKPIRRCELLEILQSVMARPSSGSADNAIITCHHIHQKRFQLQHLPRFSGRILLAEDNITNQEVALGMLKKMGLKVHVAANGLEVLEALRTIPYDLILMDVQMPQMDGLEATKQIRKMEAEKSNLLSPLPILAMTAGAMSQDQAICLQAGMNDYITKPVNPERLALVLKKWLPVLNEEKPVETDQPDGSEIFKGKDHHIFNEQELMQRMMNDEDLVKVIIGTVIQSLPMRMHELGQGIQEKDLEKIRLQAHTIYGMGLNASCTALAKAASAMEKAAVEKKNPQTFETLMFLLEEEFRRLMEKIEVNGPLA
- a CDS encoding PAS domain-containing protein, encoding MGGTDFMEKLDAFMEKELIHSQFAWWEWDIRINRVICNDLKVTMLGYDPKDFTDVGYQAFTELLHPMDFERTMQAMRDHLENRAPLYQIDYRILRKDGTYTWYMDRGYAIDRDENNKPLRLRGIVINLGLEMEEKAKDAGYLSQIRQRLPSPASGAEHIVTLCSVCQRFRIEELLWVRVPHEFDKAFPERISHGICPDCISTLYPEFD